The Henckelia pumila isolate YLH828 chromosome 2, ASM3356847v2, whole genome shotgun sequence genome includes a window with the following:
- the LOC140877457 gene encoding uncharacterized protein, which yields MAAADEKVQFSLNVVAIKESSKVLYAQVDSDFADVLLSFLTLPLGTIVRLLIKHYGDNVPVLGSLNSLYAGLLNMDTRHFWTEAGKLMLLNPRNSSQVQCSRLKLQIETTPPIQHFVCGNWTCVSTYNNVKCLCRDPRNTMTRVDLEVEAQSRDNSIFTLQTASFLLTDDLQILANTSASIFQILKQNGIEDTGVLVEKTLIFWLKEIMELLKHSLVSKTPVTDTVRCNISPAPTLRKRKRPVASSTSAPAPAPAPDALPETQASKHSSSGSKRITVKALVQKSTNRILFAQAWQDFIDFLFSLLAIPLGTVQFLLGSNNCLGSINNLYRSISNLESMKYMKNREIISRLLEPQIPPHYLSSYQIFSLSQQTFQTLHRYYDISTFKLSSSPPSHRREYPMKVIDPKGRDSFVKGPAMFTVTDDLLVVTPPSTSIISTLNQMKVSVSDVEEREIDIGMAEALSILKASLTSTCALTEGLKPFLKRPSMKTVPKQEKL from the exons ATGGCTGCAGCTGATGAGAAAGTCCAGTTCTCTTTGAACGTAGTTGCGATCAAAGAAAGCTCCAAGGTTTTATATGCCCAAGTGGATAGCGATTTTGCTGATGTTTTATTGAGTTTCCTAACATTACCGCTCGGAACAATAGTCCGACTCCTCATCAAGCACTACGGAGACAACGTTCCGGTTCTTGGAAGTTTGAACTCTTTGTATGCAGGTTTACTGAATATGGACACCAGGCATTTCTGGACAGAGGCCGGTAAACTGATGCTGCTCAATCCGAGAAACTCGTCTCAAGTCCAATGTAGCAGGCTTAAACTCCAGATTGAAACCACTCCCCCCATTCAGCACTTTGTCTGTGGGAATTGGACGTGTGTAAGCACGTACAATAACGTGAAATGCCTTTGTCGTGATCCAAGAAATACGATGACTAGGGTCGATTTAGAAGTTGAGGCCCAAAGTCGAGACAATAGTATCTTCACTCTGCAAACAGCATCTTTTCTTTTAACTGATGATCTGCAGATTCTTGCTAATACCTCAGCATCGATTTTCCAGATTTTGAAACAAAATGGTATTGAAGACACAGGCGTACTCGTGGAAAAAACTCTAATCTTTTGGTTGAAAGAG ATAATGGAGCTGCTCAAGCATTCTTTAGTTTCGAAAACACCGGTTACTGATACCGTTCGCTGCAATATTTCGCCGGCACCTACTCTCCGGAAAAGAAAAAGGCCGGTTGCGTCGAGTACTTCCGCACCAGCACCAGCACCAGCACCAGATGCTCTACCTGAGACTCAGGCCAGCAAACACTCAAGTTCAGGTTCTAAGAGGATTACTGTGAAAGCCCTTGTGCAAAAATCAACTAACAGGATTTTGTTTGCTCAAGCTTGGCAGGACTTTATCGATTTTCTTTTCAGTTTGCTCGCCATTCCCTTAGGAACTGTTCAGTTTCTATTGGGCAGTAACAATTGTCTTGGtagtataaataatttatacAGGAGCATATCAAATTTGGAAAGCATGAAGTATATGAAGAATAGGGAGATAATATCTAGATTACTCGAACCCCAAATTCCTCCACACTACCTCTCTTCTTATCAGATTTTCTCACTTAGCCAGCAAACTTTTCAGACGTTGCATAGGTATTACGATATTTCTACGTTCAAACTATCTTCCTCTCCTCCCTCTCATCGTAGGGAATATCCAATGAAAGTGATCGACCCCAAAGGCCGAGATAGCTTTGTGAAAGGACCTGCGATGTTCACGGTGACTGATGATTTGTTAGTTGTCACTCCACCTTCAACTTCCATCATATCCACTCTCAACCAGATGAAAGTTTCTGTTTCTGATGTCGAGGAGCGGGAGATTGACATTGGAATGGCGGAG GCTTTAAGCATACTGAAAGCCTCCCTTACCTCAACTTGTGCCTTAACTGAGGGCCTCAAACCATTCTTGAAGAGACCATCCATGAAGACAGTGCCAAAGCAAGAGAAGCTATGA